Proteins encoded within one genomic window of Anastrepha ludens isolate Willacy chromosome 4, idAnaLude1.1, whole genome shotgun sequence:
- the LOC128860602 gene encoding putative phosphatidate phosphatase, with protein MQSTAKKWSGITTDDRRLLRCILLELIIFMVLGLPILICEFVIEPFRRGFFCSDETIRYPFRDNTVTTVMLGLLITLLPATVLIGVEFTRFYRCGRVRESRLLFGWNIPIWMVEFVKYAIHFTFGALLTFDATELGKFTIGRLRPHFISVCQPQLADGSSCDAPQNLHRYIENYVCVGNGYTADDVRQSRLSFPSGHSSLLFFTMTYLTIYLQYKLTWNGSKFARNFLQFALLMLAWFTALSRIMDNWHHWSDVLSGSLLGVAGAVLTALYITKDFSTPLERLHVNLPRQDTSTTLDEIAPTPPPYTLRNGKSSESSLNRNSTSSFGNDQFCTKV; from the coding sequence ATGCAATCCACGGCTAAGAAATGGAGTGGAATCACTACCGACGATCGCCGTTTACTACGTTGCATCCTGCTCGAACTGATCATCTTCATGGTGCTCGGCTTACCGATACTCATTTGCGAGTTCGTCATAGAACCTTTTCGTCGTGGATTCTTCTGTAGCGACGAGACGATACGTTATCCTTTTCGTGACAATACCGTTACGACGGTTATGCTCGGCTTACTCATTACCCTCCTGCCGGCCACGGTGCTAATCGGTGTGGAGTTTACGCGCTTCTATCGTTGTGGTCGCGTGAGAGAATCAAGATTGCTTTTTGGCTGGAATATACCCATTTGGATGGTGGAATTTGTCAAATATGCGATCCACTTCACTTTTGGCGCCCTACTAACTTTTGATGCAACAGAACTGGGCAAGTTCACAATTGGACGCTTGCGTCCACATTTCATAAGTGTGTGTCAGCCGCAGCTGGCAGATGGTAGTAGTTGTGATGCGCCGCAAAATCTTCATCGGTATATTGAGAATTACGTTTGTGTGGGCAACGGTTACACAGCGGATGATGTGCGCCAGTCAAGGCTTTCATTTCCCAGCGGCCACTCGAGCCTTCTCTTCTTCACCATGACTTATCTCACCATATACTTGCAATACAAGCTCACCTGGAATGGTTCCAAGTTTGCGCGCAATTTTCTGCAATTCGCTTTGCTCATGTTGGCTTGGTTTACGGCACTATCGCGCATCATGGACAATTGGCATCATTGGTCTGATGTGTTGAGCGGCTCCTTATTGGGTGTGGCAGGTGCTGTGCTAACTGCGCTTTATATCACTAAAGATTTTAGTACGCCACTGGAGCGCTTGCACGTCAACTTGCCGCGCCAGGATACGAGCACAACACTGGACGAGATTGCCCCAACGCCACCTCCTTATACGCTGAGGAATGGAAAAAGCAGCGAATCGTCGTTGAATAGGAATAGCACGAGTAGCTTTGGCAATGATCAGTTTTGTACGAAAGTGTGA